Proteins encoded together in one Acholeplasma hippikon window:
- a CDS encoding immunoglobulin-like domain-containing protein, which yields MRKFGKSLITTLVLFMLGFVLVACQTGESDQELVEKAKETLEIGFASGDKIDSVTKDVTLPATAGENILVTWETNDSATITKAGKVTRVYGENKNVTLTATLTLNEEKTTKEFKVVVLALVDNIPPAFMNVADGKLTPIKHLAGVEVDLMEDVSARDNVDKNPVITLDVKDYNKDVAGTYTVTYTVTDNSGNKTSVDRVITVEPSLFAKVNAAVVGDKWVEYVMNDTTALTNPGSAGAKFRFDDKLYVMDKAFYLAELAEHAAEYPASNGVPLLPYGSAIVTDKDFNIVQVRLAPGVYLQLDVVDGETVLSHTDMPWAKANANGGSVLFEIENVIPDGGYVMFGGVQDPQNTRIFVTSNFFYSGYTGGGATKDLQDVFDLASIKLQLINDYEVLIALPDAIDAPSISLNRHELSWPAVPNAKGYQLFINGEAFGDMMTGTSVDLASLALEISETPYEVRVKAISKDMFKFSDSDLSNEIEYKKVEIQTLAAPVIKVDAENSKLITWDHVEGTNYYEIYVKLGGGLNKKVAETAASSFDVNTITGFNGVNTYYVKGIGLATHSDSGNSNSVNIDQTVVSEINVNGAIAKVVVTTAEDYFGRRNGTDATKLGGYLYLVTNVHEVTSWSGTYNEASSVLVLLDKDFNVKTVRSVLGQTWTAEKGWGTETGVAQNNQTVGLNNYTAEGDMLLIGKNGLALTFTKDGQDFINQAGGAREFMGYYFVAQYATFPTAPAGGTSDGWRNPAANNYDPRNTTVSLVK from the coding sequence ATGAGAAAGTTTGGTAAAAGTTTAATTACAACCCTAGTTTTATTCATGTTAGGGTTTGTATTAGTGGCTTGTCAAACTGGCGAAAGCGATCAAGAGCTAGTTGAAAAAGCTAAAGAAACTCTAGAAATCGGTTTTGCATCAGGGGACAAAATTGATTCAGTAACTAAGGATGTAACATTACCTGCAACAGCTGGTGAAAACATCTTAGTAACTTGGGAGACTAACGATAGTGCAACAATCACTAAAGCTGGTAAAGTTACTAGAGTATATGGTGAAAATAAAAATGTAACATTAACAGCTACATTAACATTAAATGAAGAAAAAACTACTAAAGAATTCAAAGTAGTAGTACTAGCATTAGTGGACAATATTCCACCAGCATTCATGAATGTTGCTGATGGAAAGTTAACTCCAATTAAACATTTAGCTGGTGTTGAAGTAGATTTAATGGAAGATGTTTCTGCAAGAGACAATGTTGATAAAAATCCTGTAATCACTTTAGACGTTAAGGATTATAATAAAGATGTTGCTGGTACATACACAGTTACCTACACAGTAACTGATAACTCAGGCAACAAAACATCAGTTGATCGTGTAATTACAGTTGAACCTTCATTGTTTGCTAAAGTTAACGCAGCAGTTGTTGGGGATAAATGGGTTGAATATGTGATGAATGACACAACTGCACTAACAAATCCTGGAAGTGCTGGTGCTAAATTCAGATTTGATGATAAACTATATGTAATGGATAAAGCATTCTATTTAGCAGAACTTGCTGAACATGCTGCTGAATATCCTGCTTCAAACGGTGTGCCTCTATTACCTTATGGTTCAGCAATCGTAACTGACAAAGATTTCAATATTGTACAAGTAAGATTAGCTCCAGGGGTATACTTACAATTAGACGTTGTAGATGGTGAAACTGTATTATCACATACAGATATGCCATGGGCTAAAGCAAACGCTAATGGTGGAAGTGTATTATTTGAAATTGAAAATGTAATTCCAGATGGTGGTTACGTAATGTTTGGTGGTGTTCAAGACCCTCAAAACACAAGAATCTTTGTGACATCTAACTTCTTCTACAGTGGTTACACTGGTGGTGGAGCAACTAAAGATTTACAAGACGTATTCGACTTAGCATCAATTAAATTACAATTAATTAATGATTATGAAGTGTTAATCGCATTACCAGATGCAATTGATGCGCCTTCAATCTCATTAAACAGACATGAATTATCATGGCCAGCAGTTCCAAATGCTAAAGGATATCAATTATTCATTAATGGTGAAGCATTTGGTGATATGATGACTGGAACTTCAGTAGACTTAGCTTCATTAGCATTAGAAATTTCAGAAACTCCTTATGAAGTAAGAGTTAAAGCAATTTCTAAAGATATGTTCAAGTTCAGTGATTCTGATTTATCAAATGAAATTGAGTATAAGAAAGTAGAAATTCAAACGTTAGCAGCTCCAGTTATTAAAGTAGATGCAGAAAATTCTAAATTAATCACTTGGGATCATGTTGAAGGAACTAACTACTATGAAATTTATGTAAAATTAGGCGGCGGATTAAACAAGAAAGTTGCTGAAACTGCAGCTTCATCATTCGATGTAAACACAATCACAGGTTTCAATGGTGTAAATACTTACTATGTTAAGGGTATTGGATTAGCTACTCACTCTGATTCAGGTAATTCAAACTCAGTTAACATTGACCAAACTGTTGTATCAGAAATCAATGTGAATGGTGCAATCGCTAAAGTGGTTGTAACAACAGCAGAAGATTACTTCGGTAGAAGAAATGGTACAGATGCTACTAAACTTGGCGGATATTTATACTTAGTAACAAATGTTCACGAAGTTACATCATGGTCAGGAACCTACAATGAAGCAAGTTCAGTATTAGTATTATTAGACAAAGACTTCAATGTTAAAACTGTACGTAGCGTATTAGGTCAAACTTGGACAGCTGAAAAAGGTTGGGGAACTGAAACTGGTGTTGCTCAAAACAACCAAACAGTTGGATTAAACAACTACACAGCTGAAGGAGATATGTTATTAATCGGTAAGAACGGTTTAGCATTAACATTCACTAAAGATGGCCAAGACTTCATTAACCAAGCTGGTGGCGCAAGAGAATTCATGGGTTATTACTTCGTAGCACAATATGCTACTTTCCCAACTGCACCAGCAGGTGGTACATCTGATGGATGGAGAAATCCAGCAGCAAATAACTATGATCCAAGAAACACTACGGTATC